In Aquiflexum balticum DSM 16537, a single genomic region encodes these proteins:
- a CDS encoding long-chain fatty acid--CoA ligase, with product MEGLMMDYPLTTNTILEYGNSVYHQKKIVTYLPDQTRHEYSFGDMYKRCKKLANALTHRLGITKGDMVGTFAWNHGPHVELYYSISGIGAVCHTINIRLSSHQIEYIINNSEDKVIFVDATLVPLLEKIAPLLETVQHFILLNAPQDFVTTLPNTLHYEELLAEQSEDFDWPKLNENDACGMCYTSGTTGLPKGVLYSHRSTFLHASTIISPNAGNFSNSDTVLLIVPQFHVMAWGFPYLCLLSGSNIILPSSNLQPESIIKILVEEKVTKANGVPTIWLGVYHAMKLNPPKEKLTLKEYLVGGSALPKSLIEGFEKDFGIKGVQAWGMTETSPLGTVSRIQSKHEHLSENEKMEIRAKQGIAFPGIELRIVTDDGAFAPTDGKTMGELHVRGAWTLASYFKTNNSESFTEDGWFKTGDVCTIDKDGYMEIKDRTKDLIKSGGEWISSVAVESALMAHPKIREAAVIAIPDEKWVEKPLALLVLVDKNDKVSTEELMDFLSRDFVKYQIPKDYIFIHEVPKTSVGKFDKKEIRRLFAEGELGPN from the coding sequence ATGGAAGGCTTAATGATGGATTACCCGCTCACTACAAATACTATTCTTGAGTATGGAAACAGTGTTTATCACCAAAAAAAAATAGTAACCTATTTACCGGATCAAACCCGGCATGAATATAGTTTTGGTGATATGTATAAGCGCTGTAAAAAGTTGGCCAATGCATTGACCCATAGATTGGGAATCACAAAAGGTGACATGGTAGGAACTTTTGCATGGAACCATGGCCCCCACGTAGAATTATATTATTCCATATCCGGTATAGGGGCCGTTTGCCACACTATAAATATTCGATTGTCCAGCCATCAAATAGAGTATATAATCAACAATTCGGAGGATAAAGTAATTTTTGTTGATGCTACCCTGGTTCCCCTTTTAGAAAAAATAGCTCCATTACTGGAAACAGTACAGCATTTTATATTATTAAATGCACCTCAAGATTTTGTGACCACTTTGCCAAATACATTGCATTATGAAGAATTGCTGGCTGAGCAATCGGAAGATTTTGATTGGCCCAAACTAAATGAAAATGATGCTTGCGGCATGTGTTATACAAGTGGGACCACAGGTTTGCCAAAAGGAGTTTTGTATTCTCATAGATCTACATTTTTACACGCTTCTACAATTATTTCTCCAAATGCAGGAAATTTCAGCAATAGCGATACTGTGCTGTTGATCGTACCCCAATTTCATGTGATGGCTTGGGGTTTTCCATATCTATGTCTCCTGTCTGGCTCAAACATTATACTGCCCTCTTCTAATTTACAGCCTGAAAGTATCATTAAAATCCTTGTTGAAGAAAAAGTGACCAAAGCGAATGGTGTTCCAACAATTTGGTTGGGCGTATATCATGCAATGAAATTAAATCCACCCAAGGAAAAATTAACCCTCAAAGAATATTTGGTCGGGGGATCCGCACTGCCAAAAAGCCTTATTGAAGGTTTTGAAAAAGACTTTGGAATTAAAGGTGTACAGGCTTGGGGAATGACCGAAACCTCTCCATTGGGAACTGTAAGCCGAATTCAGTCAAAACACGAGCATTTATCTGAAAATGAAAAAATGGAAATCCGTGCGAAACAAGGTATTGCCTTTCCGGGCATAGAATTAAGGATTGTTACCGATGATGGGGCTTTTGCGCCAACAGATGGCAAAACCATGGGTGAACTTCATGTTCGAGGAGCTTGGACCCTTGCCTCTTATTTCAAAACAAATAACAGTGAAAGCTTTACAGAAGATGGTTGGTTTAAAACAGGGGATGTTTGTACCATCGATAAAGATGGATATATGGAAATCAAAGATAGAACCAAGGACCTGATAAAAAGTGGCGGTGAATGGATCTCGAGTGTCGCGGTGGAATCTGCATTGATGGCTCATCCTAAAATCAGAGAAGCAGCTGTAATTGCGATACCTGATGAAAAATGGGTAGAGAAACCTTTGGCCTTATTAGTCCTCGTGGACAAAAATGATAAAGTATCTACGGAAGAATTGATGGATTTTTTATCCAGAGACTTCGTGAAATATCAGATACCCAAAGATTACATTTTTATCCATGAAGTACCAAAAACCAGTGTGGGCAAATTTGATAAAAAAGAAATCAGAAGATTATTTGCGGAAGGGGAACTTGGCCCAAACTAA
- a CDS encoding organic hydroperoxide resistance protein yields MEKIKKSYTATATNKGGRNGHVHSDDGLLDLELAMPKEIGGTGGKTNPEQLFAAAYASCFGGALAFVSRRVNTDDAEITVQVHSGEAESGGYGLAADILVRIPKAGSLEEAQKLADLAHKNCMYSNAVKGNIEVNVKAIA; encoded by the coding sequence ATGGAAAAAATCAAAAAGAGTTATACTGCAACAGCCACCAATAAGGGCGGACGAAACGGCCATGTCCATAGCGATGATGGTTTGCTTGATTTAGAATTGGCCATGCCCAAAGAGATCGGAGGAACCGGAGGAAAAACCAATCCCGAACAATTATTTGCAGCAGCTTATGCTTCCTGTTTTGGTGGAGCTTTGGCTTTTGTCTCAAGGAGAGTCAATACCGATGATGCCGAAATCACTGTTCAGGTACATAGCGGGGAAGCAGAAAGCGGAGGTTATGGTTTGGCAGCTGATATTTTGGTAAGGATTCCAAAGGCAGGTTCCCTGGAAGAAGCTCAGAAATTGGCCGACTTGGCCCATAAAAACTGCATGTATTCAAATGCAGTGAAAGGAAATATTGAAGTGAATGTGAAGGCCATAGCGTAG
- a CDS encoding MarR family winged helix-turn-helix transcriptional regulator, whose product MTNLKEDPGFQFYVASRLISQAYREPLEELGLTYPQYLVMLVLWEKDGQMVSQIGEKLQLDSGTLTPLLKRLESVNLVKRVRSEVDERKVEIELTYPGKSLQSKAQHITEKINGFFNTWDEKQFNQLNLFMEKLINDFKPNLK is encoded by the coding sequence ATGACAAATTTGAAAGAAGATCCCGGTTTTCAGTTTTATGTAGCTTCCAGACTTATTTCACAGGCTTATCGGGAACCATTGGAAGAGCTTGGCCTAACCTATCCACAATACCTGGTGATGTTGGTACTTTGGGAAAAGGATGGACAGATGGTTTCACAGATAGGGGAAAAACTTCAGTTGGATTCAGGAACCTTGACTCCATTATTGAAGAGACTTGAGTCTGTTAATCTTGTAAAAAGGGTCAGAAGTGAAGTAGATGAAAGGAAAGTAGAGATTGAACTGACCTATCCAGGAAAATCCCTCCAAAGCAAAGCCCAACATATTACTGAAAAAATCAATGGATTTTTTAACACTTGGGACGAAAAACAGTTCAATCAATTGAATCTATTCATGGAAAAATTGATCAACGACTTCAAACCAAACCTTAAATAA
- a CDS encoding redoxin domain-containing protein, with protein MKTYKLSTVLLLTVTMFWACGQNGNKEGNDTIASTEGFVPNPQEMSEQPVGKLAIGDKAPYFKLPNVDGRYVSIDDFSDSDVLVVYFTCNHCPTAQAYEERFNDIVDDYSGKKVAFVAISPNSPIGLLPEELGYTDLSDDYESMQIRYVDMNYNFPYLYDGDRHEYSLAYGPTATPHVFVFDKDRKLSYSGRLDASEKPGTANAEDLRMAIDNTMAGEALDPDKAITPAFGCSTKWAWKNEYTKKVNAEWKEKPVEVQKISPSGLADLLKNPTENLMLINFWATWCGPCVVEYPEFIDIQRMYGGRDFQFVSLSMNNPNQEEKVLKFLKSKYSAVPNYLIDTEDKYAVIDVVGNEWDGSLPITLLIEPGGKIAYKKMGEIKALELKKAIVDHPMIGRYY; from the coding sequence ATGAAAACATACAAGTTATCCACAGTACTATTGCTAACAGTCACCATGTTTTGGGCATGTGGACAAAATGGAAACAAAGAAGGAAATGATACTATCGCCTCTACGGAAGGTTTCGTCCCTAATCCACAGGAGATGTCAGAACAACCTGTTGGTAAATTGGCAATCGGTGACAAAGCCCCTTATTTCAAGCTTCCCAATGTCGATGGAAGATATGTATCCATTGATGATTTCAGCGATTCAGATGTTCTGGTAGTCTATTTTACATGCAACCATTGTCCAACAGCACAGGCATACGAAGAAAGATTCAATGATATCGTTGATGACTATTCAGGTAAAAAGGTGGCTTTTGTAGCCATTTCCCCAAACAGCCCGATAGGTTTATTGCCTGAGGAATTGGGCTACACCGATCTGAGTGATGATTATGAAAGCATGCAAATCAGGTATGTGGATATGAATTATAACTTCCCTTACCTTTATGATGGGGATAGGCATGAATATTCTTTGGCATATGGGCCAACAGCAACACCACATGTTTTTGTGTTTGACAAAGACCGTAAACTTTCCTATTCCGGCCGATTGGATGCTTCCGAAAAACCCGGAACAGCCAATGCGGAGGATTTGAGGATGGCCATTGACAATACTATGGCCGGAGAAGCATTGGATCCTGACAAGGCGATTACTCCCGCTTTTGGTTGCTCCACCAAATGGGCCTGGAAAAATGAATACACCAAAAAAGTAAATGCGGAATGGAAGGAAAAACCGGTGGAAGTCCAAAAAATCTCTCCTTCCGGATTGGCTGATCTATTAAAAAACCCAACTGAGAATTTAATGCTCATCAATTTCTGGGCAACTTGGTGTGGCCCCTGTGTGGTGGAATACCCTGAATTTATCGATATCCAAAGGATGTATGGAGGCAGGGATTTTCAGTTTGTCTCATTAAGTATGAACAATCCCAATCAGGAAGAAAAAGTACTGAAATTCCTCAAAAGCAAATACTCAGCAGTCCCTAACTACTTGATAGATACGGAAGACAAATATGCAGTCATAGATGTAGTAGGAAATGAATGGGACGGAAGTTTGCCCATTACCTTATTGATCGAACCCGGAGGAAAAATTGCTTATAAGAAAATGGGGGAAATTAAAGCTTTGGAATTGAAAAAGGCGATTGTGGATCATCCGATGATTGGGAGGTATTATTGA
- a CDS encoding PVC-type heme-binding CxxCH protein has protein sequence MRQLFNIVVPVMLFLNCTGPEEDPPLLFVPEDLEVILWSESPDFFNPTNIDVDAKGRVWVTEAVNYRDFRNAEGHMVHEEGDRVVILEDSNGDGKANSSKVFVQDPDLRSPLGLAVVGNRVIVSCSPHIIIYTDENGDDIPDKKEIFLTGFGGRDHDHGLHAGVLGPDGKWYFIVGNAGPHQVTDKNGWILRSGSVYNEYTPYAEENLPNQVSDDGNVYTGGLVIRVDQDGTGMQVMSHNFRNAFEVAVDSFGNMWQSDNDDQTASCRTTWLMEGSNAGFFSANGERTWQADRRPGHTVPMAHWHQHDPGVLPAGDIYGAGSPTGIVRLEGDELGKAYQGMLLSADAGRNIIFGYHPTLRGAGYPLEERTAFISSVKIDNTNYIWHEVEDDQSKWFRPSDIAVGTEGALYVADWFDPIVGGHRMMDKTGHGKIYKIQPKNKSLEKPNLDFSSVEGLVQAFQNPAIHVRGYAREGLLKEGQASIPALLPLLESDNPFIQARAIWLLAELGEREKIRGFLDHHDAELALAAFRALRQFDKANLLNNAAIALESKHSVVMAEVAIALQALPLDQSRSLLFSIVGTFDGNDPWLLHALGLGFAAHREKIYPELLRYFDTKDPEAWPKPLAKLVWELHPADAVEDLAIRLAKLSEKEMEETMTALAFINTPKAAAVIRNFYAKASGEEKSQAQWWLQFRKTNEWKTYLADWESPQDNLPQVEPEVLVFKTTLLDTLAAKADREKAIIALASESQGRLHLTQLAIMERLSKHEKELAAKWMNAEINLANKSLLAHYFPMEVPRLLDRKEVERAKTSLGQGEALAIRHCAVCHSIGKVENEIGPDLRQVNQKFSKTGLIEAILEPDAAVGFGSETFLIELTSGAMLYGMLLSSGPVVTVMESSGRKHLIPSEMIKGRRQLLHSLMPSPVWMDISENEIGQIAAYLMGG, from the coding sequence ATGAGACAACTATTCAATATAGTAGTACCTGTGATGCTATTCTTAAATTGCACCGGCCCAGAAGAAGATCCTCCACTGCTATTTGTTCCTGAAGATTTGGAGGTGATACTTTGGTCAGAATCCCCGGATTTTTTTAATCCCACCAATATAGATGTAGATGCAAAAGGAAGGGTTTGGGTGACAGAGGCAGTGAATTACAGGGACTTCAGAAATGCAGAAGGTCACATGGTGCATGAAGAGGGAGACAGAGTGGTGATTTTGGAAGACAGCAATGGGGATGGCAAGGCTAACAGCTCCAAAGTGTTTGTGCAGGATCCTGATTTACGGTCCCCCCTCGGATTAGCAGTGGTAGGGAATCGTGTAATAGTTTCCTGTTCCCCTCACATCATCATCTATACCGATGAAAATGGGGATGATATACCCGACAAAAAAGAGATATTTCTTACTGGCTTTGGGGGTAGGGATCATGATCATGGTCTACATGCAGGAGTTTTAGGCCCTGACGGAAAGTGGTATTTTATTGTAGGAAATGCTGGACCACATCAGGTGACGGATAAGAATGGTTGGATCCTTCGATCCGGTAGTGTGTACAACGAGTACACCCCATATGCCGAAGAGAACTTACCCAATCAGGTAAGCGATGATGGAAATGTGTACACTGGGGGTTTGGTAATTAGGGTGGATCAAGACGGGACAGGCATGCAGGTGATGTCACACAACTTTAGAAATGCCTTTGAAGTGGCAGTGGATTCCTTTGGCAATATGTGGCAAAGCGACAATGATGATCAGACAGCTTCTTGCAGGACTACCTGGCTGATGGAAGGCAGTAACGCTGGTTTTTTTAGCGCCAATGGAGAAAGAACCTGGCAGGCAGACCGTAGACCAGGACACACAGTGCCTATGGCACATTGGCACCAACATGATCCCGGTGTTTTGCCGGCAGGTGATATTTATGGTGCTGGCTCTCCTACAGGCATAGTGAGATTAGAAGGAGATGAATTGGGAAAGGCCTACCAAGGCATGTTACTTAGTGCTGACGCAGGTAGAAATATTATTTTTGGCTATCATCCTACATTGCGGGGGGCGGGTTATCCACTTGAGGAGAGAACGGCTTTTATTTCTTCAGTTAAGATAGACAATACCAATTACATTTGGCATGAAGTGGAGGACGATCAGAGCAAGTGGTTTAGACCCAGCGATATTGCAGTGGGCACGGAAGGTGCTTTATACGTAGCAGATTGGTTTGACCCTATCGTGGGAGGCCATCGTATGATGGATAAAACGGGGCATGGCAAAATTTATAAAATACAGCCCAAGAATAAATCACTCGAAAAACCCAACTTGGATTTTTCCAGCGTAGAGGGTCTAGTTCAGGCTTTTCAAAATCCTGCCATCCATGTAAGGGGATACGCCAGGGAAGGTTTGTTGAAGGAAGGCCAAGCTTCCATACCTGCCCTCTTGCCGTTGCTGGAATCCGACAATCCCTTTATACAGGCGAGGGCTATTTGGTTATTGGCCGAGTTGGGAGAGCGGGAAAAGATCCGCGGTTTTTTAGATCATCATGACGCAGAATTGGCACTCGCCGCCTTCAGGGCATTGAGGCAATTTGATAAAGCCAATTTATTGAACAATGCCGCTATTGCCTTAGAGTCAAAACATTCTGTGGTTATGGCAGAAGTGGCCATAGCCTTACAGGCATTGCCTTTGGACCAAAGTCGGAGTTTACTGTTTTCTATAGTAGGGACCTTCGATGGAAATGATCCCTGGTTGCTCCATGCCTTGGGACTAGGTTTTGCAGCGCACAGAGAAAAGATTTATCCTGAGTTACTCAGATATTTTGATACGAAAGATCCCGAGGCGTGGCCGAAACCTTTAGCGAAATTGGTCTGGGAACTCCACCCTGCCGATGCAGTGGAAGACTTGGCTATTCGATTGGCTAAGCTATCAGAAAAAGAAATGGAAGAAACGATGACAGCTTTGGCATTTATTAATACACCAAAGGCCGCAGCAGTTATTCGTAATTTTTACGCCAAGGCCTCGGGGGAGGAAAAATCTCAAGCCCAATGGTGGCTACAGTTTAGAAAAACCAATGAATGGAAAACCTATTTGGCGGACTGGGAATCCCCTCAGGATAACTTACCTCAAGTGGAACCTGAGGTATTGGTTTTTAAAACAACTTTGTTGGACACATTGGCAGCAAAGGCAGATAGGGAAAAGGCCATTATAGCCTTGGCTTCCGAAAGCCAGGGAAGGTTACACCTCACTCAACTTGCCATCATGGAAAGGCTCTCCAAGCATGAAAAAGAACTGGCTGCAAAATGGATGAATGCGGAGATCAATTTGGCGAATAAGAGTTTATTGGCGCATTATTTTCCCATGGAAGTTCCAAGATTACTGGACAGGAAGGAAGTGGAAAGGGCAAAGACTTCCTTGGGGCAAGGGGAGGCACTGGCCATTCGACATTGTGCGGTTTGTCATTCCATTGGGAAGGTGGAAAACGAGATAGGCCCGGATCTACGGCAGGTAAACCAAAAATTCAGCAAAACGGGTTTGATTGAGGCCATTTTGGAACCTGATGCCGCTGTAGGTTTTGGCTCTGAGACTTTCTTGATTGAATTGACCTCCGGAGCTATGCTTTACGGTATGCTTCTATCCAGTGGCCCGGTGGTTACGGTAATGGAAAGTTCAGGCAGGAAACACCTTATCCCATCTGAAATGATCAAAGGTAGGCGACAACTTCTCCACAGCTTAATGCCGAGCCCGGTTTGGATGGATATTTCTGAAAATGAGATTGGGCAGATTGCGGCGTATTTGATGGGGGGATGA
- a CDS encoding sugar phosphate isomerase/epimerase family protein has product MTQVTPRRTFIRQSLGIGLGVLFLPTALKAKPLIPFSFGACDWSIGQTASLNAFETAKIIGLDGIQVSLGTTKDNMHLRQSDMQEKYLRASRSTGVKIASLAIGELNEVPYKSEGHTQEWVHDSIDVAKALGCKVVLLAFFGKGDLRNDPEGKKEVIRKLKEVAPKAERQDVFLAVESWLSAEEHLDIIEKVGSSHVRVYYDVANATSMGYDIFQEMRLLGTDYICEVHAKENGQLLGKGEVDFVKVRNVLDEIGYRNWIILEGAIPNGMEMTEAYRKNLKFLHQTFNT; this is encoded by the coding sequence ATGACCCAAGTCACTCCTCGAAGAACCTTTATCCGACAATCTTTGGGCATTGGTTTGGGCGTTCTCTTCCTTCCTACGGCCCTTAAAGCAAAACCATTAATTCCTTTTTCTTTTGGCGCCTGTGATTGGTCTATAGGTCAAACGGCCTCCCTAAACGCATTCGAAACTGCCAAGATAATTGGGCTGGATGGGATACAGGTAAGTTTGGGAACGACCAAGGATAATATGCACCTTAGACAGTCAGACATGCAAGAAAAATATTTACGGGCATCCCGATCTACGGGAGTGAAAATTGCAAGTTTGGCAATAGGAGAGCTAAATGAGGTTCCCTATAAATCAGAAGGGCATACACAAGAATGGGTTCATGACAGTATAGACGTGGCCAAAGCCTTGGGATGTAAAGTGGTACTCCTTGCTTTTTTTGGTAAAGGTGATTTACGCAATGATCCGGAAGGCAAAAAAGAAGTGATACGGAAACTAAAGGAAGTTGCACCAAAAGCCGAAAGGCAAGATGTTTTTCTGGCCGTAGAATCCTGGCTTTCTGCTGAGGAGCATTTGGATATCATAGAAAAAGTGGGTTCTTCCCATGTAAGGGTCTATTATGACGTGGCCAATGCCACCAGCATGGGATACGATATTTTTCAGGAGATGCGCTTGCTAGGAACCGACTACATTTGTGAAGTCCATGCCAAGGAAAACGGGCAACTCCTGGGTAAGGGAGAAGTGGATTTTGTGAAAGTAAGAAATGTATTGGATGAAATAGGTTACCGCAACTGGATTATCCTGGAAGGGGCTATTCCTAATGGAATGGAAATGACAGAGGCCTACAGAAAAAATTTGAAGTTCTTGCATCAAACTTTCAATACATGA
- a CDS encoding TIM barrel protein, which translates to MNNRRDFLKISGAIALGTLLKPTDLIASSFAKKLPIGLQLYSVREDMKEDPQNTLRLVSSIGYKNLESANYTEGKVYGMDPVFFRRYIADLGMKLNSAHVGGPRDYNPAKKDEVLDWWKQAVSDHKKMGAKYIIKPSMPIPKTLDELKVWCDYYNAIGEVAKKSGMMFGFHNHAREFENIEGKMMMDFMIENTDPKLVCYELDVYWAQKGGQDPVDFLQKYPGRFPVLHIKDEEEIGASGTLDFKAIFEAAYAQGMKDYFVEVERYNFEPIESVKQSFDYLNKASYVK; encoded by the coding sequence ATGAACAACAGAAGAGACTTTTTGAAAATTTCCGGGGCCATCGCTTTGGGAACATTATTAAAACCGACTGATTTGATAGCATCTTCATTTGCCAAAAAGCTCCCCATAGGACTTCAGTTGTATTCTGTAAGAGAGGACATGAAGGAAGATCCACAAAATACACTTCGTTTGGTGTCTTCCATAGGTTATAAAAACCTGGAATCTGCTAATTATACGGAAGGAAAAGTCTATGGAATGGATCCTGTTTTCTTTAGAAGGTATATAGCTGACTTGGGAATGAAATTAAACAGCGCTCATGTCGGAGGGCCAAGAGATTATAATCCTGCAAAAAAAGATGAAGTGTTGGATTGGTGGAAACAAGCTGTTTCTGACCATAAAAAGATGGGGGCAAAATATATTATCAAACCATCTATGCCGATTCCAAAAACCTTGGATGAGTTGAAAGTTTGGTGTGACTATTACAATGCTATTGGGGAAGTGGCCAAAAAATCCGGAATGATGTTCGGATTTCACAACCATGCGCGTGAGTTTGAAAACATCGAAGGAAAAATGATGATGGATTTTATGATTGAAAATACTGATCCTAAATTGGTGTGTTATGAACTTGACGTCTATTGGGCTCAAAAAGGTGGACAGGATCCTGTAGATTTCCTTCAAAAATATCCAGGGAGGTTCCCTGTCCTCCATATCAAAGATGAAGAGGAAATCGGAGCAAGCGGCACTTTGGACTTCAAGGCCATTTTTGAAGCAGCCTATGCACAGGGAATGAAAGATTACTTTGTAGAGGTGGAAAGATACAATTTCGAACCGATCGAAAGTGTGAAGCAAAGTTTTGATTATCTCAATAAGGCCTCATACGTAAAATAG